The Gadus macrocephalus chromosome 21, ASM3116895v1 genome has a segment encoding these proteins:
- the LOC132449929 gene encoding uncharacterized protein LOC132449929 yields the protein MTIHLSFVLWILMAVVVAGQANPHWKTNNQPNADIKSDCAGSHMTLTLDEVLAVGNQLEIEATNGSEHILLTPGLAAKCGYSMESDPWGNTRIYTSLLGCYVDNTDDKFFNIGLRLKMYSDGTSDVVTRDVTKTCSYSAWASQEIVCDRNYMEISKDLGQRDASPHTKGHAGNIKDDLTNNAMLNVNDTAYGIWKMTFYTPEPTVMMLDEVHEAGYGAMTSPNRLVVRSPYNTAQTYSEDVAGVPMEVVKVGTYFTTPQGLRIVDLTAACPTGGVTVNDGMISWNIPRYITPLLTGRVKILEMHMGINGKRLDKAQMASRGYTLSSTEYHLVIELPIGSPDGYFKSHAPDYQYHLAYTVEPMLELLWIAKDTQSDTRYKVLFPITTPLMPWYPDIADETIPEEGVFKVKFGTLLHDVNLVNITFSTGVLSAAECNAKGFLQEQKYSNGSKVYLLQVPFSDDVVLKHNPEPLLTAYFLPLTYGFMVMPEETPFSYTLAVDASLNDVVLPSVFGTCDDSTFFITVKYGSQGRNFETMLGTRMLTPELGRVYGQTENGTHLSLSLPYTSLDVAFELFDTSSVKARLDVLLWEPINNWSLSELSLACNFPLTTTKCYSNGTMTALSVKLESVPNLVPHQLTLRDKSCKPYFSDDRFAHFSFNVNACGTSRVFFGNYLLYENDISLDYSAKAYTSPVEPDFRHTVSCYYLVNDMATLEFDNKPLVNIPSAEIGTGQLMVEMRLALDESYELFYQAQDYPVQKYLRQPAYFEVALLHSANPQLELILDNCWATLQEERTSLPRWDIIVDGCENLEDRYITIFHPVVSDQRVVVPSLFKRFSVKVFSFVKDKEVLQDEIYVHCDAVICDLNAGNRVCSQCRGSTGVRQPVAAKGQRVQRSTTLHEWQISSGPVRINFLK from the exons ATGACGATACACTTGAGTTT CGTTTTATGGATTTTGATGGCAGTAGTCGTCGCAGGTCAAGCAAACCCACATTGGAAAACGAACAATCAGCCAA ATGCTGATATAAAGTCAGACTGTGCGGGCAGCCACATGACGCTGACTTTGGACGAAGTTTTGGCTGTGGGGAACCAACTTGAAATTGAAGCTACGA ATGGCTCCGAACATATTTTACTGACGCCAGGCTTGGCTGCTAAATGTGGATATAGCATGGAATCTGACCCATGGGGCAACACCAGAATCTATACATCCTTGTTGGGCTGCTATGTTGACAACACA GATGATAAATTTTTTAATATTGGATTAAGACTCAAAATGTATAGTGACGGGACATCGGATGTGGTTACTCGTGACGTGACCAAAACATGCAGCTACTCTGCCTGGGCCTCCCAGGAGATCGTTTGTGACAGAAACTACATGGAA ATCTCAAAAGACCTGGGGCAGAGAGACGCAAGCCCTCACACCAAAGGACATGCTGGGAACATAAAGGATGACTTGACCAACAACGCAATGCTAAAT GTCAATGACACGGCATATGGTATCTGGAAGATGACCTTTTACACCCCTGAGCCAACTGTGATGATGCTGGACGAGGTTCACGAGGCTGGCTATGGCGCTATGACTAGCCCTAATCGACTGGTTGTGCGAAGCCCATACAACACAGCACAGACCTACTCAGAAGAT GTGGCTGGTGTCCCAATGGAGGTTGTCAAAGTGGGCACTTACTTCACCACGCCACAGGGTCTGAGAATTGTGGATTTAACGGCTGCTTGTCCTACTG GTGGTGTGACAGTTAATGATGGCATGATCTCATGGAACATTCCACGCTACATTACACCCCTGTTGACTGGCAGAgtgaaaatactggaaatgcacATGGGCATTAATGGAAAAAGGTTGGATAAAGCTCAGATGGCTTCCAGGGGCTACACGCTGTCTTCCACAGAATATCACCTAGTCATTGAGCTTCCGATTGGCTCTCCTGATGGTTACTTCAAG AGCCATGCCCCAGATTACCAGTACCATCTCGCCTACACTGTGGAACCCATGCTTGAGTTGCTGTGGATTGCAAAGGATACTCAGTCTGATACAAGATATAAGGTTCTCTTCCCAATCACAACCCCTTTGATGCCCTGGTATCCAGATATTGCTGATG AAACTATCCCAGAGGAAGGGGTGTTTAAGGTTAAGTTTGGCACTCTGCTGCATGATGTAAACTTGGTAAACATCACCTTCTCAACTGGGGTTCTATCTGCTGCGGAGTGCAATGCCAAAGGGTTCCTTCAAGAACAAAAGTACTCCAATGGCTCAAAGGTTTATTTGCTGCAAGTGCCCTTCTCTGACGACGTTGTTTTAAAACAT AATCCAGAGCCCTTGCTTACTGCCTACTTCCTGCCACTGACCTACGGGTTTATGGTCATGCCGGAAGAGACACCGTTTTCCTACACTCTTGCGGTGGATGCATCACTGAACGATGTTG TTCTTCCCAGTGTATTTGGCACATGCGACGACTCTACATTCTTCATAACTGTGAAATATGGGAGTCAGGGACGCAACTTTGAGACGATGCTAGGTACACGGATGCTTACCCCTGAGCTCGGTAGAGTCTATGGTCAAACTGAAAATGGAACACACCTCAGCCTTTCCTTGCCATACACTTCCCTGGATGTAGCTTTTGAG TTGTTCGATACGTCTTCGGTCAAAGCGAGGCTTGACGTGCTACTGTGGGAGCCTATCAACAACTGGAGCCTCAGTGAATTATCCCTGGCCTGCAACTTTCCTTTGACCACAACAA AATGTTACTCAAATGGGACCATGACTGCCCTCAGTGTGAAGTTGGAATCTGTCCCCAATCTTGTTCCACATCAGCTCACCCTCAGAGACAAGTCGTGCAAACCATATTTCAGTGATGACCGGTTTGCACACTTCTCTTTTAATGTAAATGCCTGTGGGACTAGTAGGGTG TTCTTTGGAAACTACTTGCTGTATGAGAATGATATCTCCCTGGATTATTCAGCGAAGGCCTACACGTCACCAGTTGAGCCAGACTTCAG GCACACTGTATCTTGTTACTACTTGGTCAATGACATGGCAACACTGGAGTTTGATAATAAACCATTAGTCAATATTCCATCAGCTGAAATTGGTACAGGACAGCTGATGGTTGAGATGAGACTAGCCCTGG ACGAATCATACGAGCTGTTCTATCAAGCACAAGATTATCCTGTGCAGAAGTACTTGAGGCAACCGGCTTATTTTGAGGTGGCACTGCTGCATTCGGCTAATCCCCAGTTGGAGCTCATCTTGGACAACTGCTGGGCCACACTACAGGAGGAGAGGACCTCTCTGCCTCGTTGGGACATTATAGTAGACGG CTGCGAGAACCTGGAAGACCGCTACATCACCATCTTCCACCCGGTTGTGAGTGACCAGAGGGTTGTGGTTCCGTCGCTCTTCAAACGCTTTTCCGTCAAGGTTTTCTCCTTTGTGAAGGATAAGGAAGTCTTGCAAGATGAG ATTTATGTCCACTGTGATGCTGTAATCTGTGACTTGAATGCTGGCAACAGAGTCTGCAGCCAGTGCCGCGGTTCAACGGGTGTCAGACAACCAGTCGCTGCAAAAGGACAAAGGG TGCAAAGAAGTACTACTTTACACGAATGGCAAATCTCCTCTGGACCGGTGCG